The window ATGATGATGTTTGTCATCGTAACTAGTTTGGGTCTTGTGGCAATTCAAATTTTTCAAAGCGATGTAGATATTAGTATTTCAGATTTTCTTATGCTTAACTTAGGTTTATTTTTATTGATGTTTGCAATTAGTGGCATTTCTTTCTTCTTTTCTTGTTTGTTCAATTTAACTAAGAATTCATTAGCTCTAGGTGCTGGAATACCAATCGCTTTCTTTCTGTTCCATCTAATGGCACAAATAAGTAAGAGTCTTGAAGGGATTAAATATATATCATTGAATACGCTTTTCGACACAGATGCAATTTTAAATGGCGATAGTATAGCAATCCAATTTATTATGCTTATCGGTATAGGTATAGTACTTTATGCACTTGGTATTCGTGTTTTTCAGCAAAAAGATTTACCGCTTTAAAAATTAGTAGCTAATATTTATTTTTAACTACCGAAATAAATTATCAACAAGTTATTTGATTGTATATTTTAAATAGGAGCATTCCTGTTTGAAAGATTTTCAGGGGCTTGAAAAAGAAAAAGCCCTCTAGTATGATGCATGAGTGTCAACGCCTAAATTGACCCATCATCACACAGGAGTGCTCCATCTATGCATTCTAATACGAACCAAAAGATTAATCAAGTCACTGAAAAAACACTTGTCATCGGTAT of the Lysinibacillus fusiformis genome contains:
- a CDS encoding ABC transporter permease subunit, whose protein sequence is MLSKTIFKQTLKANFKLWIIFTVITSVMLAVMIAVFEPTTISGVTDMIKDTALGDMLKNTTFLGMLASTFYSLHGVLLPVIFIIMTANSLIASQVDRGSMAYLLSTPIKRSTVVRTQAFYLIVSLMMMFVIVTSLGLVAIQIFQSDVDISISDFLMLNLGLFLLMFAISGISFFFSCLFNLTKNSLALGAGIPIAFFLFHLMAQISKSLEGIKYISLNTLFDTDAILNGDSIAIQFIMLIGIGIVLYALGIRVFQQKDLPL